A stretch of DNA from Actinomycetota bacterium:
TCCTGTGCTTTCGCCATGCCGCCGACCTGTCAACTCCTTAGCGAGCCGCTTTTTAGGCCCAACCGCGACATGCCATATAATCATCATTTACCTGTAATTGTAAACCGCTTCTCGTCCCTAGTCTTGGTTTTGCCCGTCGAAAAGCTCGCTTACCGACCTGTCCTCGTATACATTTCTAATCGCCTCAGCAAAGAGCTGTGCGATGGAGACGACCTTTATCCTGGATAGAAGCTTATTCTCCGGTATCGGAAGCGTGTCCAAGACCACCAGCTCTTTTATCGGCGACTTGGCTATCCTGTCGATTGCCGGACCGGATAGTACCGGATGCGTCGCGGCGGCGAAGACCTCTTTCGCGCCGTGCTCCATAAGCGCCTGGGCGCCGTTGCTCAGCGTCCCGGCGGTATCCACCATGTCGTCGACGAGCAGACACGGCCTTCCTTCGACTTCACCTATAACGTGCGATATCTCGGCGACATTATGCGCCGGTCGGCTCTTATGAAGAATAGCAAGCGTCGCCCCGATTCTGTCCGAAAACTTCTTAGCCATTTTTACCCTGCCGACGTCGGGCGAGACAATAACCAGATTTTCGAGGTTTTTCTCTTTAAAGTAGTCCACCAGGAGCGGAAGGCCCGTCAGGTGGTCGACAGGGACGTTGAAGAAGCCTTGTATCTGCCCGGCATGCAGGTCTACCGTTATCACTCTGTTGATACCGGCGGTCATCAAGATGTCGGCGACGAGCTTCGCTGTGATGGGCTCTCGCGCGGCCGCCTTCTTGTCCTGCCTCGCGTAGCCGTAAAATGGGACAACCGCGGAAATCCGGTGCGCGGAAGCGCGTTTGAGCGCGTCGATCATGATCAGCAGCTCGACCAGATAGTCGTTTATGGGATCACACAATGTTTGAACGACAAAGACCTCGGCGCCCCGCACGCTTTCGAGGTACCGAACGTAGATTTCGCCGCTGCTGAAGGTCGCCAACTCCACCTCACCCAGATGTATCCCGAGATGCCCCGCGATCTCCTGGGCGAGCGCCGGTATGGACCGGCCGCTAAACATCATCAACCGTTTGCTTTCTTCGCTAGCCATTATCTCCTCATGCTTTACTGTTCAGGCCGTCTCGCCTTTTTTCTTCGCTTCTTAGCCCAGTCGCCGATTGTCCGCTGCTCTGAACGCTCAATCGCCAAGCTATCCTCGGGCACGTCTTTAGAGATAACCGAACCCGCGCCCGTAAACGAACCCTTGCCTACTTTGACGGGGGCGACGAGCATGGTGTCGCTTCCGATGAAAGCGCCGGCCTCGACGACGGTCCTATGTTTCTCGAAACCGTCATAATTACAGGTTATGGTTCCCGCACCTATATTAACATAATCGCCGATTAGTGCGTCCCCGATATAGCTGAGATGCGGCACTTTGCTGTCGATGCCCAGCTCGCTGTTTTTTATCTCTACAAAACCGCCGACCTTGGCCCCCGTCTTGACATGCGTCCCCGGTCGAACATGAGCGAACGGGCCGATGGTCGCGTCGTCCTCTATGGTGCTCTGGAGCACTATGGAATTGTCTATCGTAGTATTATCCCCGACCTTGGAGCCCTTCAGTCGCGAGGATGGCCCCACAACACATCCCTCGCCGATGATTGTCTCGGCATCTATAAAGGTCATCGGATAAATGATGGTGTCGGCGCCGATTTGGGCGCCGGGCGTTATAAAGGTCGATGCGGATTCGATGATGGTCACGCCGCGCAGCATATAGCCCTCGTTGACTCTGTGGCGCATAACCTTATCCGCCTGCGCCAACTGCACCCGTGAGTTTACGCCGGCGATTTCATCGGCGTCGCCCGCGGTGCGTGCGGCGACCGCGGCACCCTGCTCGCGCAGGATTTCGATGACGTCGGTCAGATAATACTCTTTCTGCTCGTTGTCGGCGCCAACTTGCCCCAAAGCCGCAAATAGCTTCTCCGAGTCAAAACAGTAAATCCCGGAATTGGTCTCGTCGATTCTTTTCTCCTCCTCGGTCGCGTCCTTTTCCTCGACGATGGCTGCGACCGAACCATCGGCCGCCCGAACGATTCTGCCATATCCGGTAGGATTATCGAGCCGCGCGGTCAAAATGCCGACGGCGGCGCCCGCGGTATGGTAGGCATCGATGAGTTCGGATATCGTCTCGGGTCTGATAAGGGGCGTATCACCGCTTAAGATCACAAGACTACCCTCAAATCCGGAGAGCATCGGACGGCTCGCCATCACCGCATGCCCCGTACCGAGCTGCTCCTCTTGGAGGGCGAACTCGACGCCGTCGACGGCGGACATGACCTCCTCGGCCTTATGACCGACGACGACTATAATCTTTTTCGGCTCAAGCGCGCGGGCCGCATCGACGACATAGTGCAACATCGGCCTCCCGCAGACGGCGTGGAGAACTTTCGGCGTCGACGATTTCATGCGGGTTCCCTCACCCGCGGCCAAAACAATCACAGCAAGGTTCATAATTAAGAAATTATACACTTATAGCCCGATATTTAAAACTATGCGTAATAATGAGCGCATGTCGGACAATCCACGGCAAAAGATTCCAGACTTCAGCGTTGATAAAAAAACGGTTTCCCGGCGGGAACAATCGAAGGGGCGGGGGTTACTTAAGACTTGTCGGACGCCGGAAAACGGCGCCCCTCGAACACTTTCGAAATTCGACCTGAAAGCGGCTTAAGCCGGTAGAATCGGGACATATATGCGACACGCGGTCACTCCAAATACCGGTTTTACCGCAAAACGTCCTTGTTTTATTTAACGCCCCTATCGCCTAAAGAACAGAGCCGGCACACACAGACGTTCTTGCTATTGATCGAGCTGCCCCTTGTACTCCTCGATTACCGCGGCTTGGATGCGCTCCCGAGTCTCACTGTTGATAGGATGGGCGATATCCCTGAAATCGCCGTTTGGCAACTTACGGCTGGGCATAGCGACAAATAGGCCTTTGTCCCCTTCGACGACTCGCAAATCGTGAACGACAAACTGGTCATCGATGGTAATGCTCGCTATCGCTTTCACCTTGTTCATCTCTACCGGTCGAATGCTCACCTTTGTAATTTCCATACTTGCGCTCCTTTACTGTGTGGTTGCCAACCCGATGGCTGAAATCTCTATCCTAGCGCCCTTTGGCAGAGCTGCGACTTGAACCGCTTCTCTGGCAGGCGGCTGTTGGGAAAATATTTCACCGAAAACATCGTTGACGGTTGAAAAATCAGCTATATCGCTCAGATACACCGTCATCTTTAAAGTCTTGTCAAACGAACTGTTTCCCGCTAAAAGGATGGCTTCGACATTCTTAAGAGCGCGCTGCGTCTGCACTCGCATGTCGCCGTCGACGAGTTCCCCCGTATTCGGGTCGAGCGGAATCTGACCCGAGACAAAGACGAGGTTCTCGGCCCGTATCCCCTGCGAATATGGTCCCACGGGAAGCGGTGCGCCTTCGGTTATTATCGTTATCTTATTCATGTCGACCCCCAGAGAGAACTGCTTCGACCAATTTTAAATCCGATTCTTTGTCGACATCGACCCCTATCTCTATAAACGGCGTCTCAATCCCCGCGCATGTGGCGTTTAACACATCGCCCACTCGTTGCTCCATCCGGCGAATGTCGAGCATCCCCAGAAAGAACCCGACCAGAAACCAAAAACCAAGTATTTGAAAGAGCTTCATCGGGCTCTTTCGCATATCATAAACGTCTTCCATCAAATCCATGTTCTTCGAGACCACGACCGGGTTCATAAGCATAATATTCCCCCCCGTGAATCTTCCTTCCCGCAAACGGACATAGGTCCGCTTCATGCCGGGAAAACGGCGCTCGGGCTCACCGTAACGGATAATCGGATAACATATATCGACATCGCGTTTTGCGCATCGAAGCAGAAAATCGCCGACGGCCTCAACGGTTACCAACGGGATATCGGCCGAGAGCATAAGGACCGGCTTCTTCGCCGCCAAAGACTCAAAACCGGCCTTTGCCACTTGCGGCAAACTACCACTCGCGACCTTGATCGTTACCCGGTCATCCATATGAGACGTTCCCTCTTCGGAGGGGAGCACTACGCAAATCCGGCCGATATCGGCGCAACTCAAAAGAGTCTCGACAATATATTCATACATGGGCCTGCCGTTTATCGGGACCATTCCTTTGGCCGCAACCGGCGCGAGCCCACGAGCATTGCCTCCGGCCAGGACAATCGCGTCTACCAATACTTGCCACCTCTAAACTTCTATTGGGTGTTACATATTCGTTATTCTTACCTGTTTTTCCTCTAGTTTAGATGAAGTTTGCTCAAAGAATCTCAACATATCGACGGAAAACTTCAAATTGCGGTCGGCGCTTCGTCCAATATCGGCGCTCCAGCCGACGCTTGGCGCCTCTTACACCAGTTCCACACCGGTACGCGCCGGTTTTACAACCTCCACAAAGAACGAGCTGTCGTGGAGGCGCATAGCCCGCGCGACCTCGAGCGCCGCAACCTCATCGCCGCAGAGCGCGAAGACCGATGGGCCGCTTCCCGACATCAACGCCGCAAGCGCCCCGGACGCAAGCGCTATATCTTTGGCCTCTAAAATTATGGGATAGCGTTTGAGCACTACATATTCGAGAAGATTGTTGAGTGAACCCGCGATGCCTCGGGCGTCGCCGTGGTAAAGCGCGCTCAATATCTCGTCTTTTTTCCCAAGCGGCGCCGGCCCCGCCTCATCGAACTGACGGTAGACCTCCGCGGTAGAGACAGGCATCGGTGGGGTCGCTATTACCAGCGAAACATCGGGCACCGGTGTCAGGGACGCCAGTATCTCGCCTTTGCCCTCGGCCAGCATAGTGCCGCCGATAAGGCAGAACGGTACGTCGGCACCGATTCTAGTCGCTATCTCTTTGAGATACTCGCTTGAAAGGTCGAGGCCCCATAGACGGTCGAGGCCGAAAAGCGTCGCGGCCGCATCGGCGCTTCCTCCCGCCAATCCGGCCGCGATGGGAATGTTCTTCTTGATGCTTATGCGAGCGCCCGCCCTAACACCGGTCTGCTCCCTCAACTCCAGCGCCGCCCGATACGCCAGGTTGGTCGTTCCGCTTAAGCCCCCCGCGGTACAACGCACGTCGATGACCGGATAGGGCGCTTCGGATATTTCGAGCAAATCATGGAGTGAGACGCTTTGCATGATACTTACAATCCGGTGGTATCCGTCGGGATAGCGCGAGATTACGTCGAGGTAAAGGTTTATCTTGGCGAAAGCCTTAATCGTAAGCAAATTTTTGCTGGTCTCAGCCGTCATTGGTTCACCAGGCCCCGTAATCCGTCGTCAAGCCTAAACTCGATATTATTGAATGAGCCAAGGTAGTAAGTTTTCCCCGTTATCGGGGTTTGAAAGTTCGACCGTCTTGGTCAAAACGTCGGCGTAGCTATAAGAGACCCTCCTGCAACGATCCCTCTTCTCCTCGACTTTGACGACGAACAAATTAGGGTGTGTCTCTTCAAGAACACCCTCTCTTTCTATGATTTTGCAGCGCCCCATATTTGCCTTAAGACGCATTTTTTCGCCTACGAACTCGTCAAGCTCCTTCCGAATACGATCGACGACTTCGGCATGGGGCACTTGAATTAATGCCATCGCTATTATCCTCTCCTTCAGATACCCACCAATTATATATCAAAATCGCAAAAACTACAAGTTTACCTTGAGCGGTAATCAAATGCAAGAATATCTTCGCCAATATTTTTTATACGACAAAGTACGGTCAAATCCTTCTTTATTAATAAAATTTTGAAACATTCGCGGATATTCTTGCAACCTCGTCGTTGCTTGAGAGACATGCGCAAAACTACCTATGCGTCTCCTTATAGATGACGTCCGCTATACGCGCAAACTCATCTATTGAAAGCGTCTCTCCGCGGCGCAGCGGGTCGATGCCGGCTCGATGGAGCAGCTCACCTAAGGTAGAGGGGTCGAGACGGAGCGGCTCACTCCCGGCCAGAGCATTCTTTATGGTCTTTCTCCGCATCCCGAAAGCACCTTTGACGACCGCGAAGAAGAGGTCGCGGTCGACTACGTCCGCGCTCGGCTCGACATAACGCTCCATCTTGATAACCGCCGACCGCACCTCCGGTGGAGGGATAAAGACGTTTCTCGATATCGTCGCGACCTTGTTTATATCGCAGTAGAACTGCGCTTTTACCGAAAACACGCCATAATCCCGAGTCGCGGGTTTTGCCGTGACCCTATCGGCGACTTCTTTTTGGATCATGACCACATAAAGCTTTAGTTCTTCGAAGTTGTCGAGATAGCCGGCGAGAAGCGGTGTCGCTATTTGATAAGGAAGGTTCGCCACCAGCTTGTTTGGAACCGGCAGACCTCCTGGAAGGTGCGGCAAGTCCGCCTTGAGCGCATCGATAAAGACCACCTCGGCATTGGGGAAGTCTTTGAGCGTGTATTCGAGGACCGGCTCTAGCCGCCGGTCGAGTTCGAGCGATATGACTTTGCCCGCTCGTTCGGCCAAGGCCTGGGTAAGGGTTCCGATGCCGGGGCCGACTTCGAGAACGACGTCGTCGGCCGAGAGGTCCGCGGCGTCGACGATTTTATTTAGGATATTCTGGTCTACCAAAAAATGTTGCCCCAGGCTCTTATCGAGCCTGAGGCTAAATTTTTTGACAACTTCCAGTGTCGCGTGTGGCGTAGCTAGAGTCACTGTGGCTCCATCGCCTCGTAGTAACCTATTCCAGGATGGTAACTTTTACATCCCGTCGGCCAAACTTAAAGCATTCCCCCGGTGTGTTATAGCACAGGTCGATACGATTTCCTTTAATCGCTCCACCGGTATCCGCTGCGATCGCTTCGCCATAACCTTCGACATACACCCTTGTGCCCAGAGGAATAACTCTCGGGTCTACCGCGACGACGCCTCTCTGTGCTCTCATGCCGCTAGCGGTTATGCTGCCGACGCCCGGGCCGTAATTCGGCGCATAGGCGGTAGCTTCCATAACAACCGTCTTTCCGGCGGGAGCACGAGTAGCCCCTCGCGATACACTGGACCCTACCAATCGGGCGACCTTACGTTTTGTGCCGACCGCCACCACCTCGCTCGACGGCGGCGTCACAACACTCTGAGATTTAACACTTCTCGTGACCGGCCGGTCGCCTTCGTACACAACTTCGACAATCTTTACGAGCAAACCTTGCTTGCCCGCCGCTACGACCTTCTTCTTCCCATAATCGAGACCCGCGTCCGTCTTGTTTACGGTCTCATAAGGAATAGTGGTCTTGGTGACTTCAAACTTGCTCGTCACCAGCGCTACGTTAATCGCTAAGCCTGCCTTGAGCCTCGTGTCGATACTCGGCTCCACTTTATCGGCGGGCTTTAGACGTAACCCGATGTCTTCCAGGGCTCCTCCAACGGTGCCGTTAGTCGACATCACTCCAAATTCAGCTTCGTTGATTCTTATTTTCAATGGTACGGCTTGTTGTATTTTTACTGTCATACCCTCCCTAACTCGGTCGGAGGGTTCGGGCGTTACTTCGTCTGATGCCTTGATCGTTACGCCGTTTTCGTTCAATACAGCAGCCACAGTCCGGCCTCGCGTCGTTATCGTCTTCGCCTCTCCATCGATGACCAGGTTTACTTTAGCTTCACTGTAAACCATATCCATCAAGACAAGTACCATAATTAGCGCGAGAAGAAGCACTTCGTACTTTCTTACACCAAAACCGCCGGCTAGCTGAGGAAAACGTGCCTTCATCAAATCAGTCCCTTCAGCTTGCTTATTAAGTTGTCAAGGCACAATCGCAACGAGTGCCTGTCATTATAGCACAATCGGTTTCGTTTTGAAAAACTTAAATGACGGGCACGGTACGGCATCGACAGAAACACGGCGATTATTCGAGTCGCCCAACGCTGAGACCCGAATATTAGACGATGTAACCCGCGTCGATACAATATAAGCGGACTATTTAAGCGATGCCGAAGAGAAGCCGTATGTTTTCCTGCGTCGATGCCTCGACCGCCGAAACGTCGATCTCTTTGAGTTCGGCGATCTTCTCCGCGACCAAGCGCACATGCGCGGGCTCGTTTTTGCGGCCCCGGTACGGGTGAGGTGTAAGATACGGTGAATCGGTTTCGACGAGGAGTTTGGTCAAAGGAACGAATTTGGCTATACCGGCCAATGCGCCCGCGTTTTTGAACGTGACGGGGCCGGCGATCGATATATAGAAATTCATGGCGAGAACTTTTTCGGCAAACGCCAGGTCTCCACTGAAGCAGTGAAAGACCCCCTTTTTGGTCCCATGTTTGATAAGCGCCCCCATAACATCCGCATCCGCATCGCGATCGTGGACTATGACCGGCAATTTCAATTTCTTGGCCAGCTCGAGCTGTTGCTCAAAGACTTTCCGCTGCACCAGATGGGGCGAGTGGTTCTTATGGTAGTCGAGTCCTATCTCCCCTATTGCCACGACCTTCGGCTCTTTTGCCAGGCGCTCCAACTCTTTGAGCGTCTCGGGGTTGACGTCGCTCGCGTTGTGGGGATGGACGCCGACCGCGGCGTATACCTCACTGTACTTCCGGGCCAGCTCGACGACCCTATAGCTGCTCTCAAGACTATCCGCAATCGTGATTATACCGGTTACACCGTTCTCGGCCGCGCGCGCCAATACTTTTTCTATCTTAGGCTCTGAGCCATAGAAATCCAAATGCGCATGGCTATCGGTCAAACCGCCTCTTTTATTACCCATCGGCCTCCGATCTCACACATAAAAGTAACCCTCAGAGCAACAACTACACCACAATACTATCCAACTTGGCAAGAGTTTATGCGTCTTCTTCTATCTCGATTCGAGGAAAGAGCGGCGGCGCTTTCTTGACCGATGTGCCGGAGGCTAGACCGTCCCAGCTCTTAGCGTCCTCGAAAGAGAGTTCCTCGAAGCCCTCCTGCCCGAGCCGGCTCCATATCTGAGCGGCGGTCTTCGGCATCACCGGAGTTAGGTTGAGTGCGACGATACGAATACTCTCCAGGAGCGTGCGCATCACGGTTGCGAGCCGCTCGGCCTGTCCTTCTCTAGCCAGCGCCCAAGGGGCCGCTTCATCGATATATTTATTGGCTTTGCCGACTACCTTCCATATCCGCACAAGCGCCTCTCGAATATCAATCCTATCCATCGCTTCCCCGACGGCATCGGCTAGACCGAGCGCTTCGTTTTTTAAATCCGCGTCGATCGGGCCTACCTCCCCCGCCTCGGGAATCGCTCCCTCGAAGTATTTCATCATCATCGCCACCGTGCGGTGGACGAGGTTGCCGAGGTCGTTGGCGAGGTCGCCGTTGATCCTGCGCACGACGGCGTCTTTGGTGAACTCACCATCGAGCCCCAGGCCGATCTCGCGCAAGAGAAAATAACGGATGGTGTCCTCTCCGAACTCGTCTATCAACTCGTTGGGGTCGACTACAATGCCTTTGGATTTCGAGATCTTTTCGCCGCCGAGCGTCCAGAAACCGGTGGCCAATACTTTTTTGGGAAGCTCGACGCCGAGCGCCAGCAGCATTATGGGCCAGATAACCGCATGGAAGCGGATGATGTCTTTGCCGATGACATGGATGTCCGCGGGCCAGTATTTCCGATATTTCTCATCGTCTTGGAGGTAGCCGCTACCGGTAATGTAGTTGATTAGCGCGTCGAACCAGACATATATGATGTGCTTCGAATCGAAGGGTACGGGTATGCCCCATTGAAAGGTCGTGCGCGAAACCGATATGTCTTGGACGCCGCCCTCCATGAAACTCAAAACCTCGTTGCGGCGAAAATCGGGCTGAACGAAGTCGGGATGCTTTTCGATATGCGTCAGGAGAGCTTCCTGATATTTGGAGGTCCTGAAATAATAGCTCTCCTCTTTCAGCCATTCGACCTCGCGGCCGCATTCGGGACAGCATCCGCCGACAAGTTGAGCTTCGGGATAAAAAGTCTCTTCATGGACACAGTACCAGCCTTCATACAGCCCCTTATAAATATCCCCTTTATCATAGAGCGCCTGGAAGATGCTTTGTACGACCTCGATATGTCGCTCCTGCGTCGTTCTTATAAAATCGTCGTACGATATGTTCAGCTTTTTCCATAACGATTGCCACGGTTCGACCATTCGATCGGAGTGCTCTTGAGGAGAGAGCCCTTTTTCACGCGCGGCCTTCTCTACTTTCTGGCCGTGTTCGTCGGTGCCGGTCAAAAACAGCACGTCATAGCCGGTAAAACGCTTGTACCTAGCCATAACGTCCGCGATTATAGTCGAATATCCGTGTCCGATATGGGGAACATCATTAACATAGTAGATAGGCGTCGTTACGTAAAAAGCCTTCCTTGACAAGTTAAAATCTCCCCGCGCCTGTTGTAAAAATTTCACTTAATTCTATAATAGTCTGCGTTGACACAAATTTTCCTCAACCATATAATTGATGCAACCACTTGTCAAGGAAAGCAGCAGGAGGTACACCATGAAGTCCACCGGCATTGTGAGGCGTGTAGACGAACTAGGAAGAATAGTAATACCCATGGAGCTAAGACGAACATTTGGCATAGAGATCAAGGACCCCTTAGAGATCTTTGTCGACGGTGATTCTATCGTCTTATCCAAGTATCAATCGGTCTGTGTCTTTTGCGGAAGCGGCACCCGGATCGAAACTTTTAAAGGCAAAAATGTCTGCCAAGACTGCAAAAAGGAGCTTCTGATAGATCGAAAAGTATAGCGGACAACAGTGGAGTAACCGGTAGGAAGAACCGGCGGCCCTGCGATATAGCATGGATGTAGCGTCAATGGGCCTGTCTCAAGAGTCTACGTGTGGATATCCTTAACGGACTCGTAGACTATACGCTTGCCGACACCCAAACCTTTAGCTACCTCGAAAATCGCCTGCTTCTTTGGCATACCTTCGTTCATGAGACCGACAACCGCGGACCTTAAACCATCGGCCTCCAATATTCGGGGACGTTTTTCTTTTGACGGCGCTATCAACAGAACCACCTCTCCCCTTATCTCGGTCGCATCTAAGCGCTCGAGCATTTCGCCCGCCGTACCCCTGAGAACTTGCTCGAATTTCTTGGTCAGCTCCCGCGCCGTGACTACTTCGCGGTCGGCATCGAACTCGGCGATTTCCCGGAGCGTGGCTTTGAGGCGACGGGGTGACTCGAAGAGTACCACGGTGCGCTTCTGCCCCGCCAGCTCGGCCAAGAGCGCGGTGCGCTCCCCTTTTTTGCGCGGCATGAACCCCTGAAAAACAAAGCTATCGGTAGGTAGGCCCGAAATGACGAGCGC
This window harbors:
- a CDS encoding ribose-phosphate diphosphokinase, which gives rise to MASEESKRLMMFSGRSIPALAQEIAGHLGIHLGEVELATFSSGEIYVRYLESVRGAEVFVVQTLCDPINDYLVELLIMIDALKRASAHRISAVVPFYGYARQDKKAAAREPITAKLVADILMTAGINRVITVDLHAGQIQGFFNVPVDHLTGLPLLVDYFKEKNLENLVIVSPDVGRVKMAKKFSDRIGATLAILHKSRPAHNVAEISHVIGEVEGRPCLLVDDMVDTAGTLSNGAQALMEHGAKEVFAAATHPVLSGPAIDRIAKSPIKELVVLDTLPIPENKLLSRIKVVSIAQLFAEAIRNVYEDRSVSELFDGQNQD
- the glmU gene encoding bifunctional UDP-N-acetylglucosamine diphosphorylase/glucosamine-1-phosphate N-acetyltransferase GlmU; its protein translation is MNLAVIVLAAGEGTRMKSSTPKVLHAVCGRPMLHYVVDAARALEPKKIIVVVGHKAEEVMSAVDGVEFALQEEQLGTGHAVMASRPMLSGFEGSLVILSGDTPLIRPETISELIDAYHTAGAAVGILTARLDNPTGYGRIVRAADGSVAAIVEEKDATEEEKRIDETNSGIYCFDSEKLFAALGQVGADNEQKEYYLTDVIEILREQGAAVAARTAGDADEIAGVNSRVQLAQADKVMRHRVNEGYMLRGVTIIESASTFITPGAQIGADTIIYPMTFIDAETIIGEGCVVGPSSRLKGSKVGDNTTIDNSIVLQSTIEDDATIGPFAHVRPGTHVKTGAKVGGFVEIKNSELGIDSKVPHLSYIGDALIGDYVNIGAGTITCNYDGFEKHRTVVEAGAFIGSDTMLVAPVKVGKGSFTGAGSVISKDVPEDSLAIERSEQRTIGDWAKKRRKKARRPEQ
- the spoVG gene encoding septation regulator SpoVG — its product is MEITKVSIRPVEMNKVKAIASITIDDQFVVHDLRVVEGDKGLFVAMPSRKLPNGDFRDIAHPINSETRERIQAAVIEEYKGQLDQ
- a CDS encoding Rid family detoxifying hydrolase, yielding MNKITIITEGAPLPVGPYSQGIRAENLVFVSGQIPLDPNTGELVDGDMRVQTQRALKNVEAILLAGNSSFDKTLKMTVYLSDIADFSTVNDVFGEIFSQQPPAREAVQVAALPKGARIEISAIGLATTQ
- a CDS encoding nucleotidyltransferase family protein, producing MVDAIVLAGGNARGLAPVAAKGMVPINGRPMYEYIVETLLSCADIGRICVVLPSEEGTSHMDDRVTIKVASGSLPQVAKAGFESLAAKKPVLMLSADIPLVTVEAVGDFLLRCAKRDVDICYPIIRYGEPERRFPGMKRTYVRLREGRFTGGNIMLMNPVVVSKNMDLMEDVYDMRKSPMKLFQILGFWFLVGFFLGMLDIRRMEQRVGDVLNATCAGIETPFIEIGVDVDKESDLKLVEAVLSGGRHE
- a CDS encoding 4-(cytidine 5'-diphospho)-2-C-methyl-D-erythritol kinase, with amino-acid sequence MTAETSKNLLTIKAFAKINLYLDVISRYPDGYHRIVSIMQSVSLHDLLEISEAPYPVIDVRCTAGGLSGTTNLAYRAALELREQTGVRAGARISIKKNIPIAAGLAGGSADAAATLFGLDRLWGLDLSSEYLKEIATRIGADVPFCLIGGTMLAEGKGEILASLTPVPDVSLVIATPPMPVSTAEVYRQFDEAGPAPLGKKDEILSALYHGDARGIAGSLNNLLEYVVLKRYPIILEAKDIALASGALAALMSGSGPSVFALCGDEVAALEVARAMRLHDSSFFVEVVKPARTGVELV
- a CDS encoding Veg family protein codes for the protein MALIQVPHAEVVDRIRKELDEFVGEKMRLKANMGRCKIIEREGVLEETHPNLFVVKVEEKRDRCRRVSYSYADVLTKTVELSNPDNGENLLPWLIQ
- the rsmA gene encoding 16S rRNA (adenine(1518)-N(6)/adenine(1519)-N(6))-dimethyltransferase RsmA — protein: MTLATPHATLEVVKKFSLRLDKSLGQHFLVDQNILNKIVDAADLSADDVVLEVGPGIGTLTQALAERAGKVISLELDRRLEPVLEYTLKDFPNAEVVFIDALKADLPHLPGGLPVPNKLVANLPYQIATPLLAGYLDNFEELKLYVVMIQKEVADRVTAKPATRDYGVFSVKAQFYCDINKVATISRNVFIPPPEVRSAVIKMERYVEPSADVVDRDLFFAVVKGAFGMRRKTIKNALAGSEPLRLDPSTLGELLHRAGIDPLRRGETLSIDEFARIADVIYKETHR
- a CDS encoding DUF348 domain-containing protein, which codes for MMKARFPQLAGGFGVRKYEVLLLALIMVLVLMDMVYSEAKVNLVIDGEAKTITTRGRTVAAVLNENGVTIKASDEVTPEPSDRVREGMTVKIQQAVPLKIRINEAEFGVMSTNGTVGGALEDIGLRLKPADKVEPSIDTRLKAGLAINVALVTSKFEVTKTTIPYETVNKTDAGLDYGKKKVVAAGKQGLLVKIVEVVYEGDRPVTRSVKSQSVVTPPSSEVVAVGTKRKVARLVGSSVSRGATRAPAGKTVVMEATAYAPNYGPGVGSITASGMRAQRGVVAVDPRVIPLGTRVYVEGYGEAIAADTGGAIKGNRIDLCYNTPGECFKFGRRDVKVTILE
- a CDS encoding TatD family hydrolase, giving the protein MGNKRGGLTDSHAHLDFYGSEPKIEKVLARAAENGVTGIITIADSLESSYRVVELARKYSEVYAAVGVHPHNASDVNPETLKELERLAKEPKVVAIGEIGLDYHKNHSPHLVQRKVFEQQLELAKKLKLPVIVHDRDADADVMGALIKHGTKKGVFHCFSGDLAFAEKVLAMNFYISIAGPVTFKNAGALAGIAKFVPLTKLLVETDSPYLTPHPYRGRKNEPAHVRLVAEKIAELKEIDVSAVEASTQENIRLLFGIA
- the metG gene encoding methionine--tRNA ligase, whose amino-acid sequence is MSRKAFYVTTPIYYVNDVPHIGHGYSTIIADVMARYKRFTGYDVLFLTGTDEHGQKVEKAAREKGLSPQEHSDRMVEPWQSLWKKLNISYDDFIRTTQERHIEVVQSIFQALYDKGDIYKGLYEGWYCVHEETFYPEAQLVGGCCPECGREVEWLKEESYYFRTSKYQEALLTHIEKHPDFVQPDFRRNEVLSFMEGGVQDISVSRTTFQWGIPVPFDSKHIIYVWFDALINYITGSGYLQDDEKYRKYWPADIHVIGKDIIRFHAVIWPIMLLALGVELPKKVLATGFWTLGGEKISKSKGIVVDPNELIDEFGEDTIRYFLLREIGLGLDGEFTKDAVVRRINGDLANDLGNLVHRTVAMMMKYFEGAIPEAGEVGPIDADLKNEALGLADAVGEAMDRIDIREALVRIWKVVGKANKYIDEAAPWALAREGQAERLATVMRTLLESIRIVALNLTPVMPKTAAQIWSRLGQEGFEELSFEDAKSWDGLASGTSVKKAPPLFPRIEIEEDA
- a CDS encoding AbrB/MazE/SpoVT family DNA-binding domain-containing protein produces the protein MKSTGIVRRVDELGRIVIPMELRRTFGIEIKDPLEIFVDGDSIVLSKYQSVCVFCGSGTRIETFKGKNVCQDCKKELLIDRKV
- the rsmI gene encoding 16S rRNA (cytidine(1402)-2'-O)-methyltransferase, whose product is MVSGENGKLYICATPIGNLEDITLRALRILKEADYIAAEDTRHTRKLLSYYDIHTKLTSYHEHNEAAKAGALVALIESGATVALVSDAGMPGISDPGHKLIKRCIDRGIAVEAVPGASSLITALVISGLPTDSFVFQGFMPRKKGERTALLAELAGQKRTVVLFESPRRLKATLREIAEFDADREVVTARELTKKFEQVLRGTAGEMLERLDATEIRGEVVLLIAPSKEKRPRILEADGLRSAVVGLMNEGMPKKQAIFEVAKGLGVGKRIVYESVKDIHT